Genomic window (Paenibacillus sp. 37):
GGCAGGAGACGTATGGTTCGGTGCAAAGTCAATTACGATCTTGATGCCTTTGGCATGAGCGGTTGTAATCAGATTTTGAAAGTCAGCCATCGTTCCGAAATACGGATTGGTCTTTTTGAAATCACGTGCCCAGTAGCCATGATAAGCTGTGTTGATTACGCCGCCATAGTTGATCGTGGCGAAGATATTCTCAACCGGCTGGGAGATCCACAATGCCGTAACGCCCAGATCGCTGAAATAGTTATCGTTGATTTTGTTGATCAGGCCCTGCCAGTCTCCTCCGCAATACAACTTCAGGTTGCTACATGTAGCATCGTAGGCAGCTCCGGTGGGATTGTTGGAAGGATTGCCGTCCAGGAAGCGGTCCGTAAAGATCTGATAGATGACGTCTGTACTAAAGTTCTGCTTGTTGGTAACTGCGGTATCCGCATCGGCATAGATCGCGGAAGCAGGCAGATAGGGAAGTGCGCCTCCTGCAAGTAAACTGAGTGTCAGTGTTGTGCTGAGGAGTACACGTTTGGCCATTTGAAACATAGTAATCCACCCTTCTCGTGAATGTAGTAGTTTAAATAAACAACCAACCTGGCTCTTGAATAATAGCGCTTTCAATACAACGGAATGATACGCAGTGGATTGAAGACTTCCCTCCTTTTGACACGCCAACAACCCCGGCATCTCCTTCGGGAGTTACCGGGGTTGTCCTAAACCGCTCTGGTTTAAAAGCATGGCCCTCGAGTTATGATCACAACGTTATCGTAAGAAATATTGGATCTTATGTCAATAACTTTTTTGAGAGCATTTATTTTCTATTTTTATGTTTACAAAAGTACGTTCGCGCATTAAACTATTCGCAGATTCACAATATAAGGGCTATGTATCCCGGGACACGCACGTGTGTTTTGGGACAACCCCGTCTCTTCTGAGGCGGGGTTATTTGTATTATGCAGTCGAATCGGGAGAAGAGAGGCGGTTGATGATCGTTGAGTACCCATTCTGTCATCGAATGTTTGGAAGGCATTCAGGCGTCACGGCTGGGCAATATCCGCAACATTTATGTGTATCTCCCGCCCGGTTACCATGAGCAGACAGCTCGGCATTATCCGGTTCTGTACGTTCATGCAGGGCAGCGGGCATTTGGTCCGTCCGGGCCAGGCAATGAAACATGGAACATGGATCAGGCAGCAGACGGTCTTATTTCTTCCGGGCAGATTGAATCACTGATTATTGTCGGCATTACGCATATCCGTCCAGTCACGCACAACGAATTCTATCACTTCATCGCTCCGGAGAGAGAGGCCGTGAGTGTGGGGTGCTCAGGCATCGCTTATGAGCATTTTATCATTCATGAACTCAAGCCGATCATTGATCATCGTTACCGGACGTTGCCGGACAAGGAGAATACCGGGCTGTTGGGTTCATCTGCTGCTGCACTTTGTACATTTCACATGGGAATGCGAAATCCCGATGTTTTCGGAAAACTGATCATGATATCGCCATTCTATGTGGATGTGCAGCTGGACGAAACATCGGAAAGCGGGCTGTTGGAAGAAAACATGTATCGCTTGCCAGAAGAGGTACCCGACGTTCGGATGTGGATGGATATTGGAGACACGGAAGGTCTGTTTCTGCCTTCCCAGGTCAGAAGGGTAGCTCATCAATTACTTGAACGCGGAGTCAGATCGGATGAGGACTTGGCATTTTTGGAACAGCCGGATGCCTGTCATCAGGAAGGTGACTGGGGAGCACGCGTTCATCTCCCGTTACTATACATGTTCGGCCACGTTGGTAAACCCACCTCGCTCAAACTGCTTGGCAGGGATGTCATCGGACTACAGGGTGGAATGACCGTGTGTATCAATGCACAAATGCACTATGAGAGCGGGTGGGTTCAGAGTCTGCTGCATGGGAATTATTCTTCAAGTGACCCGGATGTAATCCAGGTTCGTTCGAGTGGAGAACTGGTGCCTGTCGGTATTGGAAGTGCATCCATCACGCTGAATATGGGGGGACTGTCTGCTACACGCATCTACACTGTCGTTCCTAAATTGTCCACTCATGTGGAGGTCTGCATTCATGCAGAGGTAGCCTCAGAGGAAGGGCGGGAGGAAACGATATATGGTGGGATGGGCATGAAACTTGTCCGTTCCGGTATAGGTCGATATGAAGGTTGTTACCGAGTTCCGCGTGATAGTGGATTCTCCTTCCGGTTTACTCGCGGTTTCCGCCGCTTCGAGACCGATGTGGATGGCAAACCTGTTGTCAATCGGGTATTTCGAGCGACAGATGATATGTCTGTACATTATTTAATCCAATCCTGGGGCAGTACTTCAGCCAAAACGGGAACAGGAGGCCCAAAATGATCATTCCTTCATTCGCTCCAGTGCTGGACATTCCCTATTATTATCCCTGCAATTTCCCTCTGATTCATGAAGTGCTCCATCAGCAAGGATCCATCACAAGTCTTGCACTGCTGGCGGCAAGCCGGTTGTACAGCCTTCCATCGTGCGGGGATAACGGACTGGTGAAGCCTTATTTTCACAAACTGGATTATGTTGAGCCGATCTGGGAGATGTATGGTCAGCGAGAGCTGGACAGCTTCGAGGAAGGCAAGGCGCAGATTAGGCAGCATATCGGCGATGGTGGGCTTTTTTTGGCTACAGGAACCAGTTATCATCTGCCTTATTGTGAGGATTATCAGAATCCCGAATACATTCGCAAACACGTGAAGCAAGGCTCCCGACTGCATCTGGTAGACCATTGGATTGCCGTGTATGGTCTGGAAGATGAGCATGTTCACGTCTATGATCCAGTGCCCTCCAAGTACAAGGGGAAGGTTGCTCAAAGAGCCTTTCATGATTTCTGGAAAGGGAACCAATGCATACCCGAGCTTGCTCAGGCGAAGCGCAAAGAAAAACTCCGAACGTTTGGCACCATGGACATTCGGGCAACTGTGCAGCTTGACTCTGCCGGGTACCGAGACATGTTGACCCAGGCGTTAACAACGCAGATTGAAGAATTTCTGACAGGCCGGACGATTACACAAGGAGAGCGGAATTATTATTTTGGACATGCGGTGTCTCTGCAGCTCCTGGATACGTTGCATGGAACGAAAGAAGGGGATCAATCCAATGAAATGTTAATTTCGGGTCTGCTGTTCGATATGCGATGGAGCCGGTATTTTCTGCGAGATCTTCTTCAGGAGTCTGCCTTATGGCTAGGTTCACCACTTGATCAATATGCAAGAAAATTCAACGACATCATTGTACGGTGGGAGAAGGCATACAATATGCTGCAGGTCAGCCGGATGAAGAATCACGAGCACTGGAAAGTACAACTGACAGGTGCCATTAAAATGTTGGTCACGGATGAATGGCACTGGTATGAGTCGCTTCGACAGTCCATGCCTCAGGCAGATTGCTTTCAACGTCAGAACGTGCCAATGATTGAACAAGAACACAGGGAGGTTCTGCTTCGTATCGTGCTGGATAGTTGCCGGGAGTTAAATGCATACCATAATACATCGATTCCGCTTGGTGAGGGCGGTAACGCTCCGCTATACGGACGAAATGGGCAACTGGATTCGCTGGAACTCGTGTCATTGCTTGCTGTGGTGGAGCAGGGAATCGAAGATCGATGGGGTACGGGAATGGGAGCTGCTCTGGCGGAGATAGCTGCTGCTTCCATGCCGGAAAGTCCCTATCAGACGGTAGGCTCACTTGTTGATTATCTCGCACAACAATATTCGCCTGCCGGTGAGGAGGAAGCAAAATGTTAAACCAATTCTTGCTTAAACGATTCGAGGAACAGGGACAGCATCCTGCACTGATCTGGAAGGATCAGGAGTACAGCTATCAGTGGCTGCTGGAACGGGTTGGCATTATGGGTGAGTGGATTATAGCAGAAGGGCTGACGGGGCAACTTGTAACACTGGAGGATGACTATTCCCCATATGCAGCGGCGGCATTGGTTGCTTTGCTCGGACAAGGGTGTATCGTGCTCCCCATGGATCGGTACCTGGTTGAAGCCAAACGACAGGAATACATCGAACTGGCACAGGTGAAATGGCGGTTGGGCGTTGAAGAAGGCAAGCTATGCATTCGGCAAACGTGTGAAACTTCTGGAGAGGTTCCTGTGTTGTTAACTACGCTAGCACAGGAGGGTGTAGGAGGACTGGTACTCTTTTCATCCGGATCAACCGGAGTGAGTAAAGCGACTGTGCATCGTGCAGATCGGCTGTTACATCGTTTTCGGCGGCAGGTTCGGCCCTTGCGAACGATTCCATTCATGATGTTTGATCATATCGGCGGTGTGAATACAATGCTGCAATCCCTGTCCAGTGGGGGATGTCTGTGTATCATTGCGGATCGATCTCCCGAAGAAGTGTGCCGGACGATTGAGAAGTTTCGTGTACAGGCGCTGCCTGTCTCCCCAACATTCATGAATCTGTTGCTGCTGGGCAGAAATGATGAGGGGTATGACCTGTCCAGTCTCGAGGTTGTATCATACGGATCGGAAGTGAT
Coding sequences:
- a CDS encoding alpha/beta hydrolase-fold protein; protein product: MSTHSVIECLEGIQASRLGNIRNIYVYLPPGYHEQTARHYPVLYVHAGQRAFGPSGPGNETWNMDQAADGLISSGQIESLIIVGITHIRPVTHNEFYHFIAPEREAVSVGCSGIAYEHFIIHELKPIIDHRYRTLPDKENTGLLGSSAAALCTFHMGMRNPDVFGKLIMISPFYVDVQLDETSESGLLEENMYRLPEEVPDVRMWMDIGDTEGLFLPSQVRRVAHQLLERGVRSDEDLAFLEQPDACHQEGDWGARVHLPLLYMFGHVGKPTSLKLLGRDVIGLQGGMTVCINAQMHYESGWVQSLLHGNYSSSDPDVIQVRSSGELVPVGIGSASITLNMGGLSATRIYTVVPKLSTHVEVCIHAEVASEEGREETIYGGMGMKLVRSGIGRYEGCYRVPRDSGFSFRFTRGFRRFETDVDGKPVVNRVFRATDDMSVHYLIQSWGSTSAKTGTGGPK
- a CDS encoding ANL family adenylate-forming protein, translating into MLNQFLLKRFEEQGQHPALIWKDQEYSYQWLLERVGIMGEWIIAEGLTGQLVTLEDDYSPYAAAALVALLGQGCIVLPMDRYLVEAKRQEYIELAQVKWRLGVEEGKLCIRQTCETSGEVPVLLTTLAQEGVGGLVLFSSGSTGVSKATVHRADRLLHRFRRQVRPLRTIPFMMFDHIGGVNTMLQSLSSGGCLCIIADRSPEEVCRTIEKFRVQALPVSPTFMNLLLLGRNDEGYDLSSLEVVSYGSEVMPESVLAAWNRRFPQIRTIQAYGMSELGILPTRSKEPGSLLFSIQDEEVKYRVVEGELQIRTATAMIGYLNAPSPFTEDGWLRTGDEAVLEQGYIRILGRRSEIINIGGRKVYPAEVEGVLEEMECIEAAVVSGEPSGIMGQRVKVTIRLATECTLTDLRRSIWEYCRDKLPSYKIPQKIVITQGELVSSRMKKIRKPMMSIS